From a region of the Campylobacter sp. genome:
- a CDS encoding prepilin-type N-terminal cleavage/methylation domain-containing protein → MKNLKAFTMIELVFVIVVLGILAGIAVPRLAATRDDATIAKMRGDIAAIRSGLSLVRSENMMRGVTTWPALEGSDNATLFDGVLQQPIYPMKDGGRNGWTLVTNGNANATSTYRASVAGKSTTFDYYPTRDSIPTSGANKNRNVGSFDCDHKDELCQSLAQ, encoded by the coding sequence ATGAAAAATTTAAAAGCTTTTACGATGATAGAGCTTGTTTTCGTCATCGTCGTTTTAGGTATTTTGGCGGGCATCGCGGTGCCTAGATTAGCCGCTACGCGCGATGATGCTACGATCGCTAAGATGCGCGGGGACATCGCTGCTATTAGAAGCGGACTTTCGCTAGTTAGAAGCGAGAATATGATGAGGGGCGTGACTACATGGCCTGCTTTGGAGGGTTCAGACAATGCCACTCTTTTTGATGGCGTTTTGCAGCAACCTATCTATCCTATGAAAGATGGCGGTAGGAACGGCTGGACTTTGGTTACGAACGGCAATGCCAATGCAACATCTACATATAGGGCTAGCGTAGCAGGTAAGAGTACTACTTTTGATTACTATCCGACAAGAGATAGTATACCTACTTCTGGCGCAAACAAGAATAGAAACGTGGGCTCATTTGACTGCGATCACAAAGACGAGCTTTGCCAATCCTTAGCTCAATAG
- the priA gene encoding primosomal protein N', giving the protein MLYYEVAVLGASLKPLTYSSNFKISAYQIVSVPIKSSAKSAVILREVSKPSFKTKKILEISQLKFTQFQIILANFIAHYYVCEKGVAFGIFEPSSETTQNLRNLQEDPTTERNCACEQIPVSELVSACKQASTLEQNFIFEQDSITTQNSTLDGNFNATHNSASIQNSTLRRNSTTAENSVTVINSVIAPNSMQKQNLKQAQNIISQNLAFNSTANSIQAFDDGQNFVSIPNFTSDQNSAAMKTAINFATAPSSAHKQNSATTQNSIQERDFAEGENSVSIQNSTSAQNSVLIQNLDATAQSPISQPLSPLQIGKIPNLTPAQEQARKFAEANETSLIFGDTGSGKSEIYIALIAQALAAGKQALFLMPEISLTPQMTKRLQSYFGERLGVWHSKISPKKKREILAKFNAGEIRLIAGARSALFLPFSDLGLIVVDEEHDDSYKSAAAPRLNARDAAIFVGKKLGIRVVLGSATPALSTYAKQPHFRLRGTYFSSAKRFIFDESETGLSPKILTEIGRSLDAGKQAVVFLPTRANYKYMVCENCGQIVRCPFCAVGMSYHADAAALKCHYCGFSTFYRASCENCGGEVMQARKIGTGELAAQLAAHFPNARIAKFDRDEITTQRKLEALLNNFNAHKIDILVGTQMLSKGHDYHGVDLAVIMGIDEHLSYPDFRAREKTLALAMQVAGRAGRSGQGRVVIQTRQSGFFRDYIENYDDFLCDEAEFREGLYPPYMRLLRVLISHKNEKAASEIMNVALELLRRKQARGSAFASHDGLDAGQANLSALNLQNSAQQGGKQISNFKFQSSDLCRDDANLNHQKNTSNLKNAAQISACGGDADSVNLKPERKSAAQNFINLAAENAAENSAQYLKEKASKSFEIIGYGKAGIAYIASKFRFEILLRASSHVPLINAARALEHLLVEIDMDPVNFG; this is encoded by the coding sequence ATGCTTTATTATGAAGTTGCGGTTTTGGGCGCCAGCCTAAAGCCGCTTACTTATAGTTCAAATTTTAAAATCTCAGCTTATCAAATCGTATCCGTTCCCATAAAATCGAGCGCCAAATCCGCCGTGATCCTGCGCGAGGTTTCAAAGCCGAGCTTCAAAACCAAGAAAATTTTAGAGATTTCGCAGCTTAAATTTACGCAGTTTCAAATTATACTAGCAAATTTTATAGCGCATTATTATGTTTGCGAAAAGGGCGTTGCATTCGGGATCTTTGAGCCTTCAAGTGAGACGACGCAGAATTTGCGGAATTTGCAGGAGGATCCTACGACCGAGCGGAATTGCGCTTGCGAGCAAATTCCCGTTAGTGAGTTGGTCTCCGCTTGCAAACAAGCTTCTACCCTCGAACAAAATTTTATTTTCGAGCAGGATTCCATCACCACACAAAATTCTACGCTCGATGGGAATTTTAATGCCACACACAATTCCGCCTCAATTCAAAATTCTACATTGAGGAGGAATTCTACTACCGCAGAAAATTCTGTTACCGTCATAAATTCCGTCATCGCGCCAAATTCCATGCAAAAGCAAAATTTAAAGCAGGCGCAAAATATTATCTCGCAAAATTTGGCGTTCAATTCTACCGCCAATTCTATCCAAGCGTTTGACGACGGGCAAAATTTCGTTTCAATTCCAAATTTTACATCGGATCAAAATTCTGCCGCCATGAAGACCGCCATAAATTTTGCCACTGCGCCGAGTTCGGCACACAAACAAAATTCCGCCACTACGCAAAATTCTATCCAAGAGCGGGATTTTGCCGAGGGAGAGAATTCCGTTTCGATTCAAAATTCTACTTCAGCGCAAAATTCTGTCCTAATTCAAAATTTAGACGCTACCGCGCAAAGCCCCATTTCGCAGCCGCTATCTCCACTTCAAATAGGTAAAATTCCAAACCTCACCCCCGCGCAGGAGCAAGCGCGTAAATTTGCCGAAGCTAATGAAACTTCGCTGATTTTCGGCGATACGGGCAGCGGCAAGAGCGAAATTTATATCGCGCTGATCGCGCAGGCGCTCGCTGCGGGCAAACAGGCGCTGTTTTTGATGCCCGAGATTTCGCTCACGCCGCAGATGACGAAGCGGCTACAGAGCTATTTCGGCGAGCGGCTCGGCGTCTGGCACTCCAAAATTTCGCCCAAGAAAAAGCGTGAAATTTTAGCGAAATTTAACGCAGGCGAGATCAGGCTCATCGCGGGTGCCCGCTCGGCACTATTTTTACCCTTTAGCGATCTGGGCCTCATCGTCGTGGATGAGGAGCACGACGACAGCTATAAATCGGCTGCTGCGCCGCGCCTAAATGCCCGCGACGCCGCGATTTTCGTCGGCAAGAAGCTTGGCATCCGCGTGGTTTTGGGTTCTGCGACGCCCGCGCTTAGCACCTACGCGAAGCAGCCGCACTTCCGCCTGCGCGGCACCTACTTTAGCAGCGCCAAGCGCTTTATTTTCGATGAGAGCGAGACGGGGCTGAGCCCAAAAATTTTAACCGAGATTGGACGCAGCTTAGATGCAGGCAAGCAGGCGGTCGTGTTTTTGCCGACGCGCGCGAACTACAAATATATGGTTTGCGAAAACTGCGGGCAGATCGTGCGCTGTCCGTTTTGCGCCGTCGGGATGAGTTATCACGCGGACGCTGCGGCACTAAAGTGCCATTACTGCGGCTTTAGCACGTTTTACAGAGCGTCTTGCGAAAACTGCGGCGGCGAGGTGATGCAGGCGCGCAAGATCGGCACGGGCGAGCTTGCGGCACAGCTTGCGGCGCATTTCCCGAACGCTCGCATCGCAAAATTTGATCGCGACGAGATCACCACGCAGCGCAAGCTCGAGGCGCTGCTAAATAACTTTAACGCCCATAAAATCGACATTTTAGTAGGCACGCAGATGCTTAGCAAGGGGCACGATTACCACGGCGTCGATCTTGCGGTGATAATGGGGATCGACGAGCATCTGAGCTATCCCGATTTTAGGGCGCGTGAAAAGACGCTGGCGCTTGCGATGCAGGTGGCGGGCCGCGCGGGCCGCTCGGGGCAGGGCAGGGTCGTCATACAGACGCGCCAGAGCGGCTTTTTTAGGGATTATATCGAAAACTACGATGATTTTTTGTGCGACGAGGCGGAGTTTCGAGAGGGACTCTATCCGCCCTATATGCGGCTTTTGCGCGTGCTGATCTCGCATAAAAACGAAAAGGCGGCGAGCGAAATAATGAACGTGGCGCTTGAGCTTTTGCGTCGCAAACAGGCGAGAGGCAGCGCGTTTGCATCACATGACGGACTGGATGCGGGGCAAGCAAATTTAAGCGCTTTAAATTTGCAAAATTCTGCGCAGCAGGGCGGTAAGCAAATATCAAATTTTAAATTTCAAAGCTCGGATCTGTGCAGGGACGACGCAAATTTAAACCATCAAAAAAACACCTCAAATTTGAAAAATGCCGCGCAAATTTCAGCTTGCGGCGGGGACGCGGATAGCGTAAATTTAAAGCCTGAAAGAAAGAGCGCTGCGCAAAATTTTATAAATTTAGCGGCCGAAAATGCTGCCGAAAATTCCGCGCAGTATTTGAAAGAGAAGGCGAGTAAGAGCTTTGAGATCATCGGCTACGGCAAGGCGGGTATCGCCTATATCGCGTCGAAATTTCGCTTTGAAATTCTGCTGCGCGCTAGCTCGCACGTGCCGCTAATCAACGCCGCGCGCGCGCTTGAGCATCTGCTCGTCGAAATCGATATGGATCCCGTAAACTTCGGCTAG
- the ybeY gene encoding rRNA maturation RNase YbeY translates to MILCEQPYPEILDAIAAELGGGGNVELIFVRGEEMRQLNAQTRGIDKATDVLSFPLDPAAFAGFGEDFSEENSANENSGDKILNTANSASENTSAANSASENSNTINSENSEGESSGDENLKNENFDGGNFIPALLGSVVINLDLVELKAAQLGHGRDDETALLFTHGLLHVLGYDHESDDGQMRAKECEIIEKFRLPKSLIVRTEEDEE, encoded by the coding sequence ATGATACTTTGCGAGCAGCCATATCCCGAAATTTTGGACGCTATCGCGGCGGAGCTGGGCGGCGGCGGGAATGTCGAGCTAATTTTCGTGCGCGGCGAGGAGATGCGGCAGCTAAATGCGCAAACGCGCGGCATCGATAAGGCGACCGACGTGCTGAGCTTCCCACTCGATCCTGCGGCGTTTGCAGGCTTCGGCGAGGATTTTAGCGAAGAGAATTCCGCGAATGAAAACAGCGGCGATAAAATTCTAAACACTGCGAATTCCGCTAGTGAAAATACAAGCGCCGCGAATTCTGCGAGCGAAAATTCTAATACTATAAATTCCGAAAATTCCGAGGGCGAAAGTTCTGGCGATGAAAATTTAAAGAATGAGAATTTTGACGGCGGAAATTTCATCCCCGCGCTGCTCGGCTCGGTCGTGATAAATTTAGACCTCGTAGAGCTGAAAGCCGCGCAGCTGGGGCACGGCAGGGACGACGAAACGGCGCTGCTTTTTACGCACGGTCTGCTGCACGTGCTAGGTTACGACCATGAGAGCGACGACGGGCAGATGCGCGCCAAGGAGTGCGAGATCATCGAGAAATTCCGCCTTCCAAAAAGTCTGATCGTACGAACGGAGGAAGACGAGGAGTAG
- the tsaD gene encoding tRNA (adenosine(37)-N6)-threonylcarbamoyltransferase complex transferase subunit TsaD: MILAIESSCDDSSVAVMDERSFELKFYEKISQEADHAKYGGVVPELAARLHTEALPRILQRAKPYFGELSAVAATNTPGLSVSLIGGVNMAKALALALNLPLIGVNHLVGHVYSLFLGSEARFSMGVLLVSGGHTMVLDIGAAGGIEILATTGDDSFGESFDKVAKMLGLGYPGGALIEELAKSGEPKFELPVPLRGDRRLEYSFSGLKNAVRVQIEKLKEAGELDERAMRDLARCFEDAACAHILDKLQRIFELRRFARFGVVGGASANLRLRGLLTDLCERAGCEILFAPMKFCSDNAAMIARAAIEKLRKKEFTAPAELQIIPHLNLRSAFE; the protein is encoded by the coding sequence GTGATACTTGCTATTGAGAGCAGTTGCGACGACAGCTCGGTCGCGGTGATGGATGAGCGCAGTTTCGAGCTGAAATTTTACGAAAAAATAAGCCAGGAGGCCGATCACGCCAAATACGGCGGCGTCGTGCCCGAGCTTGCCGCGAGGCTGCATACTGAGGCGCTGCCGCGGATTTTACAGCGCGCAAAACCCTATTTTGGCGAGCTTAGCGCCGTCGCAGCGACCAATACCCCGGGGCTCAGCGTGAGCCTGATCGGCGGCGTGAATATGGCAAAAGCGCTCGCGCTCGCGCTAAATTTGCCGCTCATCGGCGTAAATCATCTTGTAGGCCACGTCTACTCGCTGTTTTTAGGCAGCGAGGCGCGATTTTCGATGGGCGTTTTGCTCGTTAGCGGCGGGCATACGATGGTTTTGGATATCGGCGCTGCGGGAGGTATCGAAATTTTGGCGACCACCGGCGACGACAGCTTCGGCGAGAGCTTCGATAAGGTCGCAAAGATGCTGGGTCTTGGCTATCCGGGTGGCGCGCTCATCGAGGAGCTCGCAAAAAGCGGCGAGCCGAAGTTTGAGCTGCCCGTGCCGCTAAGGGGCGACAGGCGGCTGGAGTATAGCTTTTCGGGGCTTAAAAACGCCGTGCGCGTGCAGATAGAGAAGCTAAAAGAAGCGGGCGAGCTAGACGAGCGGGCGATGCGCGATCTGGCGCGCTGCTTTGAGGATGCGGCGTGTGCGCACATACTCGATAAATTGCAGCGGATCTTTGAGCTGCGCCGCTTTGCGCGCTTCGGCGTCGTGGGCGGAGCGAGCGCAAACCTGCGCCTGCGCGGGCTTTTGACTGATCTGTGCGAGCGGGCGGGCTGCGAGATACTTTTCGCGCCGATGAAATTTTGCTCCGACAATGCCGCTATGATCGCGCGCGCGGCGATAGAAAAGCTGCGTAAAAAGGAGTTCACGGCACCCGCAGAGCTGCAAATCATTCCGCATCTAAATCTACGCTCGGCGTTTGAGTAA
- the creD gene encoding cell envelope integrity protein CreD, which translates to MLNSTKNAIRGAFWTKPFIVLVLLLLLLIPLSFIDNLTYSRSETKQLAQDSILTPVGGELQIQGLAIVVPYAEVIEAIDKSNNELVKRRVEKNFIIVPKNYSLAAEIDPTYLKRGIFRVPIYNGDFALKADFEAINYTELGVDPARLNFDEAVLVLGVGNQKSFTASPVLSLNGKELKQYHGNTEAKIFDRSLIYNLPTSALSSDFSISGTLKIQGGEALHLAPIAQNSRFEISSTWASPSFGGGFIAKSREVSASGFKASWEVTGLAAGIAPAWLADQNDRVAMTNWRSNDDRNDAVSIGFIEPVNNYSLIKRCTDYALLFLAVPFLAIFLCEVYTHERIHPIQYLLIGLEDVVFYLLVLSLSEHMGFAISYAISAIAVSAIVFFYASAIFKGARWGVFITCVQLVSYAILYVILNSEDYALLMGSLMIFAVISLVMYFTRKLDWYDTAIPSGEKKQEQEPKI; encoded by the coding sequence TTGTTAAATTCTACTAAAAACGCCATTCGCGGAGCATTTTGGACGAAACCGTTCATAGTTTTAGTGCTGCTTTTGCTGCTGCTAATTCCGCTAAGCTTTATCGATAATCTTACCTACTCGCGCTCCGAAACCAAGCAGCTCGCGCAGGATTCGATCCTCACGCCGGTGGGTGGTGAGCTGCAAATCCAGGGCCTTGCGATCGTAGTGCCCTATGCAGAGGTAATCGAAGCGATAGACAAAAGCAACAACGAGCTCGTAAAAAGGCGCGTAGAGAAAAATTTCATCATCGTGCCTAAAAACTACTCCCTCGCGGCGGAGATCGACCCCACCTATCTAAAGCGCGGGATTTTTCGCGTTCCGATATATAACGGCGACTTTGCGCTTAAGGCGGACTTTGAGGCGATAAACTATACCGAGCTCGGCGTCGATCCTGCGCGGCTAAATTTCGACGAAGCCGTGCTAGTGCTCGGTGTAGGCAATCAAAAATCCTTCACCGCCTCCCCTGTCTTAAGCCTAAACGGCAAGGAGCTTAAGCAATATCACGGCAACACCGAAGCTAAAATTTTCGATCGAAGCCTAATCTATAATCTTCCCACTTCCGCGCTGTCGTCTGATTTTAGCATCAGCGGCACGCTTAAAATTCAAGGCGGCGAGGCACTTCATCTAGCTCCGATCGCGCAAAATAGCCGTTTTGAGATTAGCTCTACTTGGGCATCGCCTAGCTTTGGCGGCGGCTTTATCGCCAAATCGCGCGAGGTAAGCGCTAGCGGTTTTAAAGCTTCGTGGGAAGTTACAGGCTTAGCCGCAGGCATTGCTCCTGCGTGGCTTGCAGATCAAAACGACCGCGTCGCTATGACGAACTGGCGCAGCAACGACGATAGAAATGATGCCGTAAGTATCGGTTTCATCGAGCCCGTGAATAACTACTCGCTGATTAAACGCTGCACGGATTATGCGCTGTTATTCTTAGCGGTGCCGTTTTTGGCGATCTTTTTGTGCGAGGTTTACACTCACGAGCGCATCCATCCGATCCAATACCTATTAATAGGACTTGAGGACGTCGTTTTCTACCTGCTGGTACTTTCGCTCTCCGAGCATATGGGCTTTGCGATCAGCTACGCTATCTCGGCGATCGCGGTAAGTGCCATAGTGTTTTTCTACGCGAGCGCGATTTTTAAAGGCGCGCGCTGGGGCGTTTTCATCACTTGCGTTCAGCTTGTTTCATACGCGATCCTCTACGTCATCTTAAATTCCGAAGACTACGCGCTTCTAATGGGAAGCCTGATGATATTCGCGGTGATTTCGCTCGTTATGTATTTTACGCGCAAGCTCGATTGGTACGACACCGCGATCCCAAGCGGCGAGAAAAAACAGGAACAAGAACCCAAAATTTAG
- a CDS encoding RecQ family ATP-dependent DNA helicase — MRILKGILFDPQKIKILKFSKNVFGIEKFKEFETMDGSSKISQKQIVDSALRGKSFIAVLPTGAGKTYTFQLPALIKAKIYKPLTIVISPLKALMKDQVENFEQKEGCSKNFKIYASSGDLSYLEKQVVLKGVRDGSVDILYIAPESLRSEMVFDAISRRYIDRFVIDEAHCISTWGHDFRHDYFYIAKAIKELQERDYQDKIAVSCFTATAKQEVISEIKEYFKKELDLDLKEFIASPKRKNLKYEAIKINNDDEKDTEKFKCLVNEIKELMKRNGGNIVPTIIYLPSSAEGCKDLSEKLGEKFSKLKIEPFYAKLDEEEGEGKKNKILTKFKEGNIDIVVATTAFGMGIDKGDIGAVIHYMLSDSLESYMQESGRGARDEKKTKEADCIILYDTKDFEYSKDMLLRNQITIQNIINVLKKLRELLEDKKDTAEIKLRDLIEAAEFDERGTKKSNFEIKQNKINTVLAELEKAGFISRLRDVYHITQPDETKYKIDEINGLTNGEKEKAKRIIAYIRERSSIDMQELLDVFGIDGSEDSSNNKKNSIKGFDKLMDKLEQEGILSKGYNDILAYIKKEAKDELRRLIEIENKILESIKSNKNEEVNYSDEDIKIIKTWEYLAKLYEKDLRNSSIKISINEEEESTHKCKVKFPPIYSENKFEESLKRRQEICEFIINFIIDIKTLHDKEEGDVIIFTGVLKKEIKDKISLDKELNKKGVLDDKFFAHYMYFLDKILGDKFVIKKSRLIYYRSLKIKLEKTEDYTDKDYEQLRKYYINKAWSLSYYQQYVKTLAMDKSKAQKMSDDYFLSKAYVELKQKFPQVSLDELDEEQKKVCKNDAQVLIVEAGPGSGKTTTLAYKTAILCLEKGYLQNEILMLTHQNAATDAFKKKLYEIMGFNSIEVSTFHAYARKILKFTNSGPKQNYKDYKEQIQEATKILKDSNRGFTILPKVLILDEFQDVNKILFGFIKVIYKKMIEKDEKSKMIAVGDNCQCINDFKDKNDKADINNFKNLRKFIKSEKILSFQRLSLYKNHRSIKPIVDLANAIRSEIIEKKGYLKISDKNKNITGSLRLIQCENSNYMEDLKDRLRDDKSKSIAILVPSNRIVALISSALIQDNFKVIPSHSSDFSIRHLDEIRYFIDQLRSGVEFDEAKKDTKEKYNSDYIFYKAKEDDSDYSKIGRSLPRSANYDLMIKVIEKFEKEYKGKLDFEKYIKTVGFNDFKDANDKQTILVTTMHKSKGLTFDSVYVITTYNYISSGEKSYGKFKKFLDDENSKERMDQKSFKKKIKYLKRIFYVAMTRAKRHLCIYDEANNFDDNKKNLTKYFQKSDICQLPQQNDGTINKIYITTDYWDVFSSNYLEEKKFYENIIKTKPRAGEIFPFQSYFDNYKNGNKMVDKNFYINGAKISCLTKCGCPKIFKFGKGYSITSAQILYVIRDDEREVDDPKNVYRIIWQITLEKKTD; from the coding sequence ATGAGAATTTTAAAAGGCATTCTATTTGATCCACAAAAAATAAAGATCCTGAAATTCTCTAAAAATGTATTCGGCATAGAAAAATTTAAAGAATTTGAAACTATGGACGGTTCGAGTAAGATTTCACAAAAGCAGATCGTCGACTCGGCTCTTAGGGGTAAATCTTTTATAGCCGTATTGCCTACTGGCGCCGGCAAAACTTATACTTTTCAACTCCCCGCACTTATCAAAGCGAAAATCTATAAACCACTTACGATCGTAATATCTCCGCTTAAGGCACTTATGAAAGATCAAGTGGAAAATTTCGAACAAAAGGAAGGATGCTCAAAAAATTTTAAAATTTATGCTAGCAGCGGCGATTTATCATATCTTGAAAAGCAGGTCGTTTTAAAAGGAGTAAGAGACGGCAGTGTCGATATTTTATATATAGCGCCCGAATCACTGCGCTCAGAAATGGTATTTGATGCCATAAGCAGGCGATATATTGATAGGTTCGTCATTGACGAAGCGCATTGTATCTCAACATGGGGACATGATTTTAGGCATGATTACTTTTATATTGCTAAGGCAATAAAAGAACTACAGGAGCGTGATTATCAAGACAAAATAGCCGTATCTTGCTTTACCGCTACCGCTAAACAAGAGGTCATAAGCGAGATCAAAGAATATTTTAAAAAGGAGCTTGATTTAGATCTAAAAGAATTTATCGCTTCGCCGAAAAGGAAAAATTTAAAATATGAAGCCATAAAGATAAACAATGATGACGAAAAAGATACGGAAAAATTTAAATGCTTAGTAAATGAAATAAAAGAGTTAATGAAAAGGAACGGAGGAAATATTGTCCCTACGATAATCTATCTTCCATCTAGTGCAGAAGGCTGCAAAGACCTAAGTGAAAAACTAGGTGAAAAATTTTCAAAATTAAAAATCGAACCTTTTTACGCAAAATTAGACGAAGAAGAAGGCGAAGGTAAAAAGAACAAAATTTTAACAAAATTTAAAGAAGGTAATATCGATATCGTAGTCGCTACCACAGCGTTTGGTATGGGTATAGATAAGGGCGATATAGGAGCCGTAATACACTATATGCTATCTGATTCGCTAGAATCATATATGCAAGAATCGGGCCGGGGTGCAAGAGACGAAAAAAAGACGAAAGAAGCTGATTGCATAATTTTATACGATACTAAAGACTTCGAATATTCTAAAGATATGCTTCTTCGAAACCAAATTACGATACAAAATATCATCAATGTCCTAAAAAAGCTACGCGAGCTATTAGAAGACAAAAAAGATACCGCGGAGATAAAGCTACGAGATCTAATCGAAGCTGCAGAATTTGATGAAAGAGGTACTAAAAAATCAAACTTTGAAATCAAGCAAAACAAAATAAATACTGTCTTAGCCGAACTAGAGAAAGCAGGGTTTATAAGTAGATTAAGAGATGTTTATCATATCACTCAACCGGACGAAACAAAGTATAAGATCGATGAAATAAATGGATTAACAAACGGTGAAAAAGAAAAAGCAAAGCGAATAATAGCCTATATCAGAGAGAGATCGTCGATAGATATGCAAGAGCTACTAGATGTATTCGGTATCGATGGGTCCGAGGATTCATCAAATAATAAGAAAAACTCCATAAAAGGATTCGACAAATTAATGGATAAATTGGAGCAAGAGGGGATTTTATCAAAAGGCTACAACGACATACTAGCCTATATTAAAAAAGAAGCTAAAGATGAACTAAGAAGACTAATAGAGATAGAAAATAAAATTTTAGAATCTATTAAATCAAATAAAAATGAAGAAGTTAATTATTCAGATGAAGATATCAAAATCATAAAAACTTGGGAATATTTAGCAAAGCTTTATGAGAAAGATTTAAGAAACTCTAGCATAAAAATATCTATCAATGAAGAGGAAGAATCCACTCATAAATGTAAGGTAAAATTCCCACCCATATATTCAGAGAATAAATTTGAAGAATCTTTGAAAAGGAGGCAAGAGATCTGTGAATTTATCATAAATTTTATCATTGATATAAAAACTCTACACGATAAGGAAGAGGGGGATGTTATTATTTTTACAGGCGTATTAAAAAAAGAGATAAAAGATAAAATTTCCTTAGATAAAGAACTAAATAAAAAAGGTGTTTTAGATGATAAGTTCTTTGCTCATTATATGTATTTTTTGGATAAAATTTTGGGGGATAAATTTGTTATAAAAAAGTCTAGACTAATTTATTATAGGTCTCTTAAAATAAAGTTAGAAAAGACGGAGGATTATACCGATAAGGATTATGAGCAATTAAGAAAATACTATATCAATAAGGCGTGGAGCTTGTCGTATTATCAACAATACGTCAAAACGCTAGCCATGGATAAATCGAAAGCTCAAAAAATGTCTGATGACTATTTTCTGAGCAAGGCCTATGTGGAATTAAAGCAAAAATTTCCACAGGTCTCACTCGATGAGCTAGATGAAGAGCAAAAGAAAGTTTGCAAAAACGATGCTCAAGTTTTAATCGTCGAAGCGGGCCCTGGTAGCGGAAAGACTACAACCTTGGCATATAAAACCGCGATACTTTGCTTAGAAAAAGGCTACTTACAAAACGAAATTTTAATGCTAACTCATCAAAATGCCGCAACTGACGCATTTAAGAAAAAACTTTATGAGATTATGGGTTTTAATAGCATTGAGGTTTCGACATTCCATGCATACGCCAGAAAAATTTTGAAATTTACGAATTCTGGGCCAAAACAAAATTATAAAGATTATAAAGAACAAATACAAGAAGCTACTAAAATTTTAAAAGATAGCAATAGAGGTTTCACAATACTCCCAAAAGTTCTAATCTTAGATGAATTCCAAGATGTAAACAAAATACTATTTGGCTTTATAAAAGTTATCTATAAAAAAATGATAGAAAAAGATGAAAAAAGCAAAATGATAGCTGTAGGCGATAATTGCCAATGTATAAATGATTTTAAAGATAAAAACGATAAAGCAGATATAAATAATTTTAAAAATCTACGAAAGTTTATAAAAAGTGAAAAGATATTATCGTTTCAAAGGCTTTCATTGTATAAAAATCATAGAAGCATAAAACCCATAGTTGATCTAGCTAATGCCATTAGATCAGAGATCATAGAAAAAAAGGGATATCTAAAAATTAGCGATAAAAATAAAAACATAACAGGCTCGCTTCGTTTAATTCAGTGTGAAAATAGCAACTATATGGAGGATCTAAAAGATAGGCTCAGAGATGATAAAAGCAAAAGCATTGCTATTTTAGTGCCTAGTAATAGAATAGTAGCACTAATCTCTAGTGCATTAATACAAGATAATTTTAAAGTTATACCTAGCCACTCAAGTGATTTTAGTATAAGGCATTTAGATGAAATTCGATATTTCATAGATCAATTGCGTAGCGGAGTTGAATTCGATGAAGCGAAAAAAGATACTAAGGAAAAATATAATAGCGATTATATATTCTATAAGGCAAAAGAAGATGATTCGGATTATTCAAAAATAGGAAGAAGTCTTCCTAGATCTGCTAATTATGATTTAATGATTAAAGTAATAGAAAAATTTGAAAAAGAATATAAAGGTAAGCTAGATTTTGAAAAATATATAAAAACCGTAGGTTTTAATGATTTTAAAGATGCGAACGACAAACAAACAATTCTCGTAACTACAATGCATAAATCAAAAGGGCTTACATTTGATAGTGTATATGTTATAACAACATATAATTATATAAGTAGCGGCGAAAAAAGCTATGGAAAATTTAAAAAATTTCTAGACGATGAAAATTCTAAAGAAAGGATGGATCAAAAATCATTCAAGAAGAAAATAAAATACCTTAAACGAATATTTTATGTGGCGATGACTAGAGCTAAAAGACATCTTTGTATATACGATGAGGCAAATAATTTTGATGATAACAAGAAGAATCTAACGAAATATTTTCAAAAAAGTGATATTTGTCAACTACCGCAACAAAATGATGGCACTATAAATAAAATATATATAACTACGGATTATTGGGATGTTTTTAGCTCTAACTATCTCGAAGAAAAAAAATTTTATGAGAATATCATTAAAACAAAGCCTAGGGCAGGAGAAATTTTTCCTTTTCAAAGCTATTTTGATAATTATAAAAATGGTAATAAAATGGTAGATAAGAATTTTTATATAAATGGTGCTAAAATATCCTGCCTTACTAAGTGTGGATGCCCAAAAATATTTAAATTTGGAAAAGGATATTCTATAACAAGTGCCCAAATTCTATACGTCATTCGCGATGATGAAAGAGAAGTGGACGATCCTAAAAACGTCTATAGAATAATTTGGCAAATTACATTAGAAAAGAAGACCGATTAA